From Thermoflexus hugenholtzii JAD2:
CGTCCTCCTGGACTTCAACGGTTTCAAGCGGATCATCGATCTGGTGGGCGGGATCGAGGTGGATGTGCCCCGCACCATCGTGGACAACGCTTACCCCACGGATGACTATGGCACGGAGCGCCTGGTGATCCCGGCCGGGCGGATCCATATGGATGGGGAGCTGGCGCTGAAGTATGTGCGGACCCGGCATGCGGACAGCGATTTCGGGCGGCTGAAGCGGCAACAGCAGGTGCTGATGGCCCTGCGGGCGAAGGTCCTTTCCCTTCAGACCCTGCCCCAGATCCCGGAGATCCTGCGGACCCTGGGCGAATCCGTGCAAACGGATCTGACGATCCCGGAGATGCTGGCCATCGCCCAGTTCGCCCGGGGGGTGCCGGAGGAGCGGATCCGCCTGCTCGCCGTGGAGCCCTCCATGGTCCGCCCCTGGCGGACGCCGGGGGGCGCGGCGGTCCTGATCCCCAACCGCCAGGCGCTGGCGGCGCTGATGGAGGCGTTCAACTGGGAGCGATAGGCCGGGGAAAGGGGATCAGCCGGAGGAACCCTTTTCCTGCAGGGCGCGGAGGTAGCACCAGGGCCGGATCAGGTCGCGGCCCTTCCCCAGCCGCTCCCGCAGGGCGGCGCGCATGACCTCCCGCTCATCCCAGGGATACTCCACGGTCCCGTAGCACAGCGAGGGCTCGTGGCCTTTGCCGCAGGCGATCACCAGATCGCCCGGCCCCGCCAGGTCCACCGCGAAGCGGATGGCCTCGGCCCGGTCCGGGATGCGCCAGAAATCCACCCCCTCCACGCGCCCTTCTGCCCGCACGCCCTCGGCGATGGCCTCCAGGATGGCCTCCAGATCCTCCGTCCGGGGGTCCTCGGCGGTGATCACGATGCGGTCCGCCAGCCGTCCGGCCACACGGCCCATCATCCCCCGCTTCTGCACATCCCGCAGCCCGGCGCTGCCGAAGACCACGATCACCCGCCCCGAGGTCATGCGCCGGACGGTCTTCAGGGCCTGCTCCAGGGCGTTCGGCGTGTGGGCGAAATCCACGATGGCGATGAAATCCTGCCCCTCGTCGATCCGTTCTAGCCGGCCCGGGACGCCCGGGAGGCGCCGCACGCCCTCGGCGATGGCCTCCGGCGGCAGCCCCAGGGCGACGCCGACCCCCACGGCGGCCAGGATGTTGGAGACGTTGTATTCCCCCACCAGGGCGGTCTCGATGGGGATGGCGCCGACCGGCGTGCGGGCGATGAAGCGGGTGCGGCCCGGCTCGAAGCGCACCTCCTCGGCCGTCAGGTCAGCCGGCTTCTCCCGGGCGTAGCTCAGGTAGCGATCGGCCGGGATGCGCCGGAAGTAATCGTAAGAGGGATCCTCGGCGTTCAGGATCGAGGTCTTGGGGAGCCCTTTGCGGACGGAAGCCCGGAGCATCTCGAACAGGCGAGCCTTGGCGGCCCGGTAGTTCTCCCATGTGCCGTGGAAGTTCAGGTGCTCGTGGGTGAGGTTGGTGAGGACGGCGACGTCGAAGTCGCAGGCGGTGACCCGGTGCTGGGCCAGGCCCTCGGAGGTGGTCTCCAGCACGGCATGGGTGAGGCCCGCCTCGACCATCTCGCGGAGATAGCGCTGGACTTCTGGGGCCTCGGGCGTGGTGGTATGAAGACCGGTCTCATAGACCCGATCCCCGATCACGGCGTTCACGGTGCTGATCATCCCCGCCCGGACCCCGGCGGCGGTGAGGATAGAGTGAATCAAGTTCACGGTGGTGGTCTTGCCGTCGGTCCCGGTCACGCCGATCAGGATCAACCGACGGGAGGGAAAGTCGTGGAAGGCGGCGCAGAGCCAGGCCAGCGCCTCCCGTCCACTGGGGACCTCCACGTAGGCCACATCCTCGGGGAGAGGGAGCGTCTCCCGGGGCCGCTCCCCGACCACCGCCACCGCCCCGCGGGCCAGGGCGTCGGGGATGAAGGCGTGCTTGTCGTGCTGCAACCCGCGGTAGGCCACGAAAAGGGCCCCCGGCCGGACCTGCCGAGAGTCGGTCACCACGTCCTGAATCCGCGGATCGCCACCGGTATGACGATACGGGAAAGGAAGGGTCTGAAGCAGCTGCGAGAGCGTCTGAGGGGCCACGGCGATCTCCCTTCCGGCAGGAAGATATCAACGGCACTCTTCATCCGGCGAGCGGGCGGAGGGCTCCCCAGGGACCGTCCCCTCCCCGAGCAGCGGGGCCAGGAGCGCACGGCGCTCCGCCTCCCAGCGGGCGATCCAAGACCGTTCCTCTTCGGTGAGGGCCGCCCGGAGGAGGAGATCCGGGCGGCGCTCCCAGGTCCGCCGGAGGGACTGCATCCGGCGCCACCGGGCGATGGCCTGGTGATGGCCGGAGCGCAGGACCTCGGGGACCTCCCAGCCCCGATAGACGGCGGGGCGGGTGTAGTGGGGATGCTCCAGGAGGCTCCCCGCGAAGGAGTCGTGCCGCGGGGCCTCCGGATCGCCCAGCACGCCGGGCACCAGGCGCACCACAGCGTCGAGGATCACCAGGGCGGCGGGCTCGCCGCCGGTCAGGACGAAGTCCCCGATGGAGATCTCGTCGGTCGCCAAGTGCTCCCGCACCCGCTCATCCACCCCCTCATAGTGGCCGCAGATCAGCACCAGACGGGGATGGCCGGCCAGCTCCCAGGCCACCTCCTGAGTGAAGCGCCGCCCGGCCGGGTCCAGGAGGATGATGGGGATCTGCATACGCTCGGCCTCCGGGACCTCCGCCAGGATGTGCGCTACGGCGTCGAAGATCGGCTCCGGCCGCATGACCATCCCGCCGCCCCCGCCGTAAGGCGCGTCATCGGTCACCCGATGCCGTCCGATGCCGAAATCACGCAAGCTGTGGATCACGATCTGAACGTGTCCGGACTCCTGAGCGCGCCTCAGGATGCTGACCCGCAAGGGGCTCTCAAAGTATTCTGGGAACAACGTCACGACGTCAATCCGCACGCCCGTTCACCTTTCGATGGCGCAAGGGTTGCAGCGAAAGCCGCTCCTACAGGATGGATGCCGAAATGAATTTCGGCTTACGCAGGAAGCTTCAACCCCAAACCCCAGCCTTCGATAACGCAAGAGTTCGCGGCGAAAGCCGCTCCTGCGAAAAACCGCGTCTCCCCTCCGCGCGGCCCGAATTCAATTGTGAAGATCCATCTTTCAAGGCGCAAGAAGGAGGTGTTTCAGTCGGCGCAGGCCAACCATGGGCCGGAGGCCTTTGTGCCGATGGAAATCGGCCTTCCGAGGCGCTGCGCGCCAAGCGTCGGCCTTCGCCGACGCGAAGGATGCCTTTTCGGTCGGCGCCGGCCGACCGTTGGCCGAAGGCCTTCTGAGGTCGAATTCATTCGACGGACATATTTCCGCCTCCGGCGTTGCCCCGCCCCTCCTCGCGGGCCTCGGGGGCCTTGCGCTCCCCACGCTCCTCACGGCCGAAGCGCTGCAGGGTCTCCGCCATCTCCCGGAGCCGCTGATCCACCCGCGCGTTGATCGTCCCCTCCGGATACCGGCCGTCGGGCCCGCGCTCCCCCGCGGGGATGCCGGTGAGGATCTCGATGGCCTCGTCAACGGTGCGGGCGGCCCAGATGTGGAACTTCCCCTCCCGCACCGCCTCGACGACCTCCTCCCGGAGCATCAGGTTGCGGACGTTGGCCTCGGGGATGATCACGCCCTGCTCCCCCGTGAGCCCCTTGACCTTGCACGTGTAGTAAAAGCCCTCGATCTTCTCGTTCACCCCCCCGATGGCCTGCAGCTCCCCCTTCTGGTTGATGGAGCCGGTGATGGCGATGCCCTGGCGGATGGGGACGTCAGCGAGGGCCGAAAGCAGGGCGCACAGCTCCGCGCAGGAGGCGCTGTCGCCCTCCACCCCGGAATAGGACTGCTCGAAGACCAGGCGGGCGGAGAGGGTCAGCGGCTTGTCCTGGGCGTATTTGGAGGCCAGGTAGCCGCTGAGGATAAGGACGCCCTTGGTGTGGATGGGGCCGCCCAGGCGGGCTTCCCGCTCGATGTCGATCACCCCCTCCCGTCCCAGGGCGACGGTGGCGGTGATGCGGTTCGGCCGGCCGAAGCGATAGTCCCCCAGGTCCAGCACCGAGAGGCCGTTGACCTGGCCCACCTTCGCGCCCTCCACGTCGATGAGCAGGGTGCCCTCGGCGATCAGCTGGCGGATGCGCTCCTCGATGAGGTTGGAGCGATAGACCTTGGCCTCCAGGGCCTGGCGGACGTGGTCGGCGGTCACCAGGGGGGAGCCGGTCTTGCGGGCCCAGAAGCTGGCCTCCCGCACCAGGTCCGCCACCTCGGCGAAACGCGTGGAGAGGCGGGTTTGGTCCTCGGCCAGCCGCCCGCCGTATTCGATCACCCGGGCCACCGCCCCGGCGTCCAGATGGCATAGCCCCTCCTTGCGGCAAAGGGTGCCGATGAGGGCAATGTAATCCTGCATCCCGTTTTCGTCCCACGGCATCTCGACATCGAAGTCGGCCTTCACCTTGAAGAGCTCGCTGAACTCCTCATCGTAGAGATACAGCAGGTGGTAGAGAAGCGGGCTGCCGATGAGGATGACCTTCACGTGAAGGGGGATGGGTTCGGGGTCCAGGGTGCGGGTGGTGAGCAACCCCATGCGCTCCCCGGGCTCCTCGATCTCGACGGCCCGCTGCCGTAGGGCGCGCTTGAGGCCCTCCCAGACGAAGGGGTTGACCAGAACCCCCTCCACGGGCATCACCAGGTAGCCTCCGTTGGCCCGGTGCAGCGCCCCGGCGCGGATCAGGGTGAAGTCGGTGTGCAGCACCCCGAGCAGGCTCTCCTTCTCCAGGCGGCCGAAGACGTTGGGGAAGGTGGGGTTCCACTCGATGATCACCGGGGCCCCCTGCTGCTCGGCGTTGTCCACCAGCACGTTCACGGTGTATTTGCGCAGGGCCATCTCCCCGAGGGCCGGCAGGGGGAGGGGGAAGGGAAGCCCCGGGGCGCCCTCCTCGCGGCTCCGGAACTGGTCCACGTTCTCGACGATGTCCTCCTGCACCGCCTGGAGGTAGGCGATCACCTCGGGGAGGTCCCGGTATTTCTCGAAGAGGTCGTCCATCAGCCCCCCGACCACGAAGAGGGCCACCTCCCGGTTCAGCCGGCGCAGCCGCTCCTGAGCGGCCCGCTCCAGCTGACGGATCTCCTTGAGGGCCTGTTTGACCTCCTCCTCGAAAGCCTCCCGGCGGCGGCGGAGCAGCTCCTGCATGGCCGGGGGGAGGGCGGCGAACTGCTGGTCCGTGATGGGCCGCCCGCCCAGGAGGGGGATCACGGCGATGCCCATGGGGGTGACCTCCACCATCATCTCCTGGGCCATGGCCCGCTGGTTGAGCCGCTTGAGGATCTCCTCCCGCTGCTGGTTGATCTCCTTGAGGATGGCCTCGCGGCGGGCGTTGTATTCATCGCTTTCGAAGACGCGGGGGATCTCCCGGCGCACCCCCTCGATGAGCCGCTGCATGTCCCGTTGCAGCTCCCGGCCCCGGCCGGGCGGCAGGCGCAGGGCCCGCGGCCGGGAGGGGTCCTGGAAGTTGTAAACGTAGCACCAGTCGGGGGGCGTGGGCTGGGTTTTCGCCCGGGCCTCCAGGAACATCTGGACGCCGGTCATGCGGCCGACGCCGGGGGGACCGGCCACATAGATGTTGAAACCCTGGTCCGGGATGTCCAGCCCGAACTCCAGGGCGGCCACCGCCCGGGGCTGCCCGATCAGGCCGGCGAGGGGGGGATGCTCCTCGGTGGAGCGCAGCGGCAGGGTGTTCGGATCCACGGTGCGGCGCAGGGCCTCCGGCGGAAGGGAACGGGCCATTGGGCTTCCTCCTTCTTACACAGGATCCATGAACACGGATGCCGGGAACGAAGCGGTGTTCGCTCATGAAGCATAGTCCATCTGGTCGTTTCGCTCGGAGCGAGGGGCCCTTGCCGGCGGGGAGGCGGCGGCCCACAACCCGGCGCCGAGGATGAGGGCCCCGCCGATCAGATGGGCGAGGCCGAGGGGCTCCCGGAGGAGGAAGTGTCCCAGCAGCGCCCCGTAGAGGGGCAGCGTGTTGTAGAACATCATCGCGCCGCCCGGGCCCAGCCGGCGCACCCCCGCGTTCCACGCCAGGAAGCCCAGGACGGTGGGGCTGATCCCGATGTAGAGGACGGCCAGAGCCACCTCGGGGCGCCCCTGCAGGGGGAGGAAGCGCTGCTCCAACAACGCGGCCGGGATGAGCAGGGGGAGCGCCAGGGCCATGGAGAGGGCGGTGGCGGAGAGGGCGGAGCGGCGGGCCATGACCCGGCGCCCGAGCACCGAGTAAAGCCCCCACAGGGTCAGCGCGGCCAGCACCATCAGATCGCCGCGCTGGCCCCGCAGGGAGCCCCATCGGGTGGGGGAGCCGCCGGAGATCACGATCCCCACCCCGATCAGCCCCAGGAGGGCGGCGATCCCCTGACGCAGGGAGAAGGGCTCTCGGATCAGGAGGGCCGCCAGGAGGCCGGTGATCAGCGGGCCCAGGCCGTTGATCAGCGTGGCGTTGACGGCGGTGGTCTCGCGCAGGCCCCCATAGAGGGTGGGGGCGAAGAAGGCCACACCGGTCAAGGCCATGGCGAGCAGCAGCGGGAGGTCCGGCCCGGGCCGGCGCTCCGTCGGCGGCCGGGCTCGCAGCAGGATCCCGAAGCAGAGGACCGCCAGGGCGAAGCGGAGGGCGGAAAGGGTG
This genomic window contains:
- a CDS encoding UDP-N-acetylmuramoyl-L-alanyl-D-glutamate--2,6-diaminopimelate ligase, with translation MAPQTLSQLLQTLPFPYRHTGGDPRIQDVVTDSRQVRPGALFVAYRGLQHDKHAFIPDALARGAVAVVGERPRETLPLPEDVAYVEVPSGREALAWLCAAFHDFPSRRLILIGVTGTDGKTTTVNLIHSILTAAGVRAGMISTVNAVIGDRVYETGLHTTTPEAPEVQRYLREMVEAGLTHAVLETTSEGLAQHRVTACDFDVAVLTNLTHEHLNFHGTWENYRAAKARLFEMLRASVRKGLPKTSILNAEDPSYDYFRRIPADRYLSYAREKPADLTAEEVRFEPGRTRFIARTPVGAIPIETALVGEYNVSNILAAVGVGVALGLPPEAIAEGVRRLPGVPGRLERIDEGQDFIAIVDFAHTPNALEQALKTVRRMTSGRVIVVFGSAGLRDVQKRGMMGRVAGRLADRIVITAEDPRTEDLEAILEAIAEGVRAEGRVEGVDFWRIPDRAEAIRFAVDLAGPGDLVIACGKGHEPSLCYGTVEYPWDEREVMRAALRERLGKGRDLIRPWCYLRALQEKGSSG
- the trmD gene encoding tRNA (guanosine(37)-N1)-methyltransferase TrmD; this translates as MRIDVVTLFPEYFESPLRVSILRRAQESGHVQIVIHSLRDFGIGRHRVTDDAPYGGGGGMVMRPEPIFDAVAHILAEVPEAERMQIPIILLDPAGRRFTQEVAWELAGHPRLVLICGHYEGVDERVREHLATDEISIGDFVLTGGEPAALVILDAVVRLVPGVLGDPEAPRHDSFAGSLLEHPHYTRPAVYRGWEVPEVLRSGHHQAIARWRRMQSLRRTWERRPDLLLRAALTEEERSWIARWEAERRALLAPLLGEGTVPGEPSARSPDEECR
- a CDS encoding Lon protease family protein, translating into MARSLPPEALRRTVDPNTLPLRSTEEHPPLAGLIGQPRAVAALEFGLDIPDQGFNIYVAGPPGVGRMTGVQMFLEARAKTQPTPPDWCYVYNFQDPSRPRALRLPPGRGRELQRDMQRLIEGVRREIPRVFESDEYNARREAILKEINQQREEILKRLNQRAMAQEMMVEVTPMGIAVIPLLGGRPITDQQFAALPPAMQELLRRRREAFEEEVKQALKEIRQLERAAQERLRRLNREVALFVVGGLMDDLFEKYRDLPEVIAYLQAVQEDIVENVDQFRSREEGAPGLPFPLPLPALGEMALRKYTVNVLVDNAEQQGAPVIIEWNPTFPNVFGRLEKESLLGVLHTDFTLIRAGALHRANGGYLVMPVEGVLVNPFVWEGLKRALRQRAVEIEEPGERMGLLTTRTLDPEPIPLHVKVILIGSPLLYHLLYLYDEEFSELFKVKADFDVEMPWDENGMQDYIALIGTLCRKEGLCHLDAGAVARVIEYGGRLAEDQTRLSTRFAEVADLVREASFWARKTGSPLVTADHVRQALEAKVYRSNLIEERIRQLIAEGTLLIDVEGAKVGQVNGLSVLDLGDYRFGRPNRITATVALGREGVIDIEREARLGGPIHTKGVLILSGYLASKYAQDKPLTLSARLVFEQSYSGVEGDSASCAELCALLSALADVPIRQGIAITGSINQKGELQAIGGVNEKIEGFYYTCKVKGLTGEQGVIIPEANVRNLMLREEVVEAVREGKFHIWAARTVDEAIEILTGIPAGERGPDGRYPEGTINARVDQRLREMAETLQRFGREERGERKAPEAREEGRGNAGGGNMSVE
- a CDS encoding DMT family transporter, encoding MKATARIRVAFPPWVTGGLLVNLATFTWATNMILGRWLRESIGPFTLSALRFALAVLCFGILLRARPPTERRPGPDLPLLLAMALTGVAFFAPTLYGGLRETTAVNATLINGLGPLITGLLAALLIREPFSLRQGIAALLGLIGVGIVISGGSPTRWGSLRGQRGDLMVLAALTLWGLYSVLGRRVMARRSALSATALSMALALPLLIPAALLEQRFLPLQGRPEVALAVLYIGISPTVLGFLAWNAGVRRLGPGGAMMFYNTLPLYGALLGHFLLREPLGLAHLIGGALILGAGLWAAASPPARAPRSERNDQMDYAS